Proteins from a genomic interval of Polaribacter sp. Q13:
- a CDS encoding T9SS type B sorting domain-containing protein: MRKSFLYILFIFITFQNINAQLSKKHFIPPLTYAEEGNANPNDQYFYISTPKDENISFKIKKIGSSDDIIGTVSRTAPKIISLQNGEGQLFVNSNQTSQVHNNKGYIIEADDVIYVSVRMNAGGALNATSGPQAGALVSKGASALGTIFRAGMYTNKDSPVTGNYLNFISVMATENGTVVKFDDLPIGLSIKKYGILTATSLSVNLNEGESYIIATNASDNVINEDGLIGTLIESDDIKKPIVVNIGSANGSFDNGGGRDYGLDQIVDESKVGTEYIFVKGRGNDEWENVLIVGHTSGTDIFINGNPIKTTTIEPGEYYIIEGDNFGTNNNMYVRTSKKVFAYQGIGGLNAAGNPAEANQGMFFVPPLSCENRKAVINIPKIDKIGEVDFKGGITIVTNKTAVIKLNSTILDITNAKTVTGNRDYVTYEILDLTNDVIIESTDELYCAYFNYNGSASSGSFYSGFPSSPEINFNTSVSTTGNCIGNDLKLKAANEEIFDEFEWFFDDGTGFTSTANKTTEITPTTPGRYQLRTKIICDGTVISEWNSIEIPVSICPDDYDNDNIIDNLDNDIDNDGILNCDESLGDKIINFTNVNTPTIPDNLATIIGSLDNDSNANLFSGDNNGNFTSTVNTSTTGSISTYNLKFSKNINLNFTQQVATTHNSINDEYFIIRIGPSNKNITLLDPDDQLLIATNFDDNFKSGITNISASEIWFKYATTTSASTFKFVANQVKQLTFEHHSKSSTSQSIFNGNIQLTCFSRDSDSDGIENMFDLDTDNDGIPDLYDAYGQNIVLTKTDTNLDGLDDVFDTITTNLDTDGDGVKNYLDYDTDNDGIFDVVEAGYGNFDTDNDGRVNGTVGTNGLLDNLETSPDSGALKTPIKNSDRATLIVANQDVIFDFVDLDSDGDDCFDVIEAGFTGDGSGRLSPNHLDVDNNGKVENSNGYTIPNANYTTSAPITITSFIDVTFCEVDTDTISIVMDLDASEYSFQWEVSTDGTTWNPISDDSIYSGSNTNSLQITDTPFSYNNYQYKVALNRTGNSCGLISNAITLTVNPKPALLNNEILLKQCAADVSRNTIINLTEAEKTIIDNTDSKFSFEYYETETDAINGDATKLVTGTDIENYPVTSGFSEAGVRVIANDNGCFSIAKIEINAEFIPDITIDTPFEECDDFIDIDAAADGITNFDFSSAVQTIKDSPGISDPDKIEVFFYETISDRDAAINPIPDISNHRNSKDISYAYNQTIYFKIKNKNNNDCEGIGKLSLKTNEIPVFSVDGEDPDNPIIICTKNIPYTLQVNTLGDYKYEWTKNGDPFGGNSKEVDINDAGNYTVTAFSKTTKVCSYSRTIIVLKSNFETLEESFVTITDDTSGISSNLSIRIDIPTNPLINEEFLFALEDENGNTIRSFQDSNTFEDIEGGIYKIIVENKDGCGISELIVSVIQFPKFFTPNGDTKNNTWFVKGASNTLYQSNSSINIFDRYGKLVAQTTIGGEGWDGTYNGKLLPSNDYWFTAQLIPIDTNKMPILKKGHFSLIRK, from the coding sequence ATGCGCAAAAGTTTTCTCTATATTTTATTCATTTTTATAACTTTTCAAAATATAAATGCACAATTAAGCAAAAAACACTTTATTCCGCCATTAACTTATGCAGAAGAAGGTAATGCAAATCCAAATGATCAATATTTCTACATCTCTACACCTAAAGATGAAAACATTTCATTCAAAATAAAAAAAATTGGGAGTTCTGATGATATTATTGGAACTGTTTCTCGCACAGCTCCTAAAATAATATCTCTCCAAAATGGTGAAGGACAATTATTTGTAAACTCTAATCAAACAAGTCAAGTTCATAACAACAAAGGATATATTATAGAAGCAGATGATGTTATTTATGTTTCTGTAAGAATGAACGCTGGAGGAGCTCTTAACGCAACAAGCGGTCCACAAGCAGGTGCTTTAGTGAGTAAAGGTGCTTCAGCTTTAGGAACAATTTTTAGAGCAGGAATGTATACAAACAAAGATAGTCCAGTTACAGGTAATTATTTGAATTTTATATCTGTAATGGCCACAGAAAATGGTACTGTTGTTAAATTCGATGATTTGCCAATTGGATTGTCTATAAAAAAATATGGGATTTTAACAGCTACTTCATTATCTGTAAATTTAAATGAAGGCGAAAGTTACATCATCGCTACAAATGCTTCAGATAATGTAATTAATGAAGATGGTTTAATTGGAACTTTAATAGAATCTGATGATATTAAAAAACCTATTGTTGTAAATATAGGTTCAGCAAATGGAAGTTTTGATAACGGTGGCGGAAGAGATTATGGATTAGATCAAATTGTAGATGAATCTAAAGTTGGTACAGAATATATTTTTGTAAAAGGAAGAGGAAATGATGAATGGGAAAATGTACTTATAGTTGGTCATACAAGTGGTACAGATATTTTTATTAACGGAAACCCTATAAAAACTACGACAATTGAACCTGGAGAATATTATATTATTGAAGGAGATAATTTTGGAACAAATAACAATATGTATGTTAGAACTTCTAAAAAGGTTTTTGCGTATCAAGGAATAGGTGGTCTAAATGCGGCTGGAAACCCTGCTGAAGCAAATCAAGGAATGTTTTTTGTTCCACCTCTAAGCTGTGAGAATAGAAAAGCTGTAATTAATATTCCAAAGATTGATAAAATTGGTGAGGTAGATTTCAAAGGAGGAATTACCATTGTAACAAATAAAACTGCTGTTATAAAATTAAACTCAACCATTCTAGATATTACAAATGCAAAAACAGTTACTGGTAATAGAGATTATGTAACTTATGAAATATTAGACCTTACCAATGACGTTATTATAGAAAGTACAGACGAGTTATATTGTGCTTATTTTAATTATAATGGAAGCGCTTCTTCTGGTAGTTTTTATTCTGGATTTCCTTCCTCTCCAGAAATTAATTTTAACACCTCAGTTTCTACCACTGGTAATTGTATTGGAAATGATTTAAAATTAAAAGCAGCTAATGAAGAAATTTTCGATGAATTCGAATGGTTTTTTGATGATGGCACAGGCTTTACTTCTACAGCAAATAAAACTACAGAAATTACACCAACAACACCTGGAAGATACCAACTTAGAACAAAAATAATTTGTGATGGAACTGTAATTAGTGAATGGAATTCTATTGAGATACCAGTAAGTATTTGTCCAGACGATTACGACAACGACAATATTATTGACAATTTAGATAACGACATTGACAATGATGGAATTTTAAACTGCGATGAATCTTTAGGTGATAAAATCATCAATTTTACAAATGTGAATACTCCCACTATTCCTGATAATTTAGCAACTATAATTGGTTCTTTAGATAATGATTCTAACGCAAATTTATTTTCTGGTGATAATAATGGTAATTTTACATCAACCGTTAATACATCAACAACAGGTTCTATATCTACCTACAACCTTAAGTTTTCAAAAAATATTAATTTAAACTTTACCCAACAAGTCGCTACTACTCACAACTCAATTAATGACGAATATTTTATTATAAGAATTGGACCTTCAAATAAAAACATAACCCTTTTAGACCCTGATGATCAATTATTAATTGCTACTAATTTTGATGATAATTTTAAATCCGGAATTACAAACATATCGGCATCAGAAATATGGTTTAAATATGCAACAACAACTTCTGCAAGTACATTTAAATTTGTTGCAAATCAAGTAAAACAACTCACATTCGAACATCATTCAAAAAGTTCAACTTCCCAATCTATATTTAACGGAAACATTCAATTAACTTGTTTCTCACGTGATTCAGATTCAGACGGAATTGAAAACATGTTCGATTTAGATACTGATAATGACGGAATTCCTGATTTATACGATGCTTATGGTCAAAATATTGTATTAACAAAAACGGATACAAATCTTGATGGATTAGATGATGTTTTTGATACAATTACAACAAATTTAGATACCGACGGTGATGGCGTTAAAAACTATTTAGATTACGATACTGACAACGATGGTATTTTTGATGTAGTTGAAGCTGGTTATGGAAATTTTGACACTGATAATGATGGAAGAGTAAACGGAACTGTTGGTACCAATGGTTTGTTAGATAACTTAGAAACTTCACCAGATTCAGGTGCATTAAAAACTCCTATTAAAAATTCTGACAGAGCTACTTTAATAGTTGCTAATCAAGATGTAATATTTGATTTTGTTGATTTAGATTCTGATGGTGATGATTGTTTCGATGTTATTGAAGCTGGATTTACCGGAGATGGTTCTGGTAGGTTATCTCCAAATCATTTAGATGTTGATAACAACGGAAAAGTAGAAAATTCTAACGGTTATACGATCCCAAATGCTAATTACACAACCTCAGCACCTATTACTATAACATCATTTATAGATGTTACTTTTTGTGAAGTTGATACAGATACAATTTCAATTGTTATGGATCTAGACGCATCAGAATACAGTTTTCAATGGGAAGTTTCTACAGATGGCACAACTTGGAACCCAATTTCTGACGATTCTATTTATTCTGGAAGCAACACAAATTCATTACAAATTACAGATACACCTTTTTCTTATAACAACTATCAATACAAAGTTGCTTTAAACAGAACAGGAAATAGCTGTGGATTAATTTCTAACGCAATTACTTTAACCGTAAACCCTAAACCAGCATTGTTAAACAATGAAATCCTACTAAAACAATGTGCAGCAGATGTTAGCAGAAACACTATTATAAACCTTACAGAAGCAGAAAAAACCATTATTGATAATACAGATAGTAAATTTTCTTTTGAGTATTATGAAACAGAAACCGATGCAATTAATGGAGATGCTACTAAATTAGTTACCGGCACAGACATAGAAAACTACCCTGTAACTAGTGGATTTTCAGAAGCTGGTGTAAGAGTAATTGCTAACGATAATGGTTGTTTTTCTATCGCTAAAATAGAAATTAATGCAGAATTTATTCCTGATATTACTATAGATACACCTTTTGAGGAATGTGATGATTTTATTGATATTGATGCCGCCGCCGATGGAATTACTAATTTTGATTTTAGCAGTGCTGTACAAACAATAAAAGATTCTCCAGGTATTTCTGATCCAGATAAAATTGAAGTATTTTTCTACGAAACAATAAGCGATAGAGATGCGGCTATAAACCCAATTCCAGATATTTCTAATCATAGAAATAGTAAAGACATTTCTTATGCATATAATCAAACTATTTATTTCAAAATAAAAAATAAGAATAATAACGATTGTGAAGGAATTGGAAAATTATCTCTAAAAACAAATGAAATCCCTGTTTTTTCTGTTGATGGAGAAGATCCAGACAACCCGATAATTATTTGTACAAAAAACATTCCGTATACATTACAAGTAAATACCCTTGGTGATTATAAGTATGAATGGACAAAAAACGGAGATCCTTTTGGTGGAAACTCCAAAGAAGTTGACATTAATGATGCAGGAAATTACACAGTTACCGCATTTAGTAAAACAACAAAAGTTTGTTCATATTCTAGAACCATTATTGTTTTAAAATCTAATTTTGAAACCTTAGAAGAAAGTTTTGTTACCATTACCGATGATACTTCTGGTATAAGCTCTAATTTAAGTATCCGTATAGACATTCCTACAAATCCATTAATTAATGAGGAATTTCTATTTGCTTTAGAAGATGAAAACGGAAATACAATACGTTCTTTTCAAGACAGTAATACTTTTGAAGACATAGAAGGCGGAATTTATAAAATTATTGTTGAAAATAAAGATGGGTGTGGTATTTCAGAATTAATAGTTTCTGTAATTCAATTTCCAAAATTCTTTACGCCAAATGGCGATACAAAAAATAACACTTGGTTTGTAAAAGGAGCTAGTAACACGTTATACCAATCTAACAGTAGCATTAACATCTTTGATAGATATGGTAAATTAGTAGCCCAAACAACTATAGGTGGTGAAGGTTGGGACGGAACTTACAACGGAAAATTATTACCTTCTAACGATTATTGGTTTACCGCACAACTAATTCCAATAGACACCAACAAAATGCCCATTCTTAAAAAAGGACATTTTTCTTTAATTAGAAAATAA
- a CDS encoding chorismate-binding protein, with the protein MNIIFNKIEEHHKRNSPFVAYRKPNSEQVSGFFMTDITLHFTSQYTEAGFVFAPFNREENAVLFPLEKSEFINENILIEENFSLNDNFKENINSDKEKHVHLVEKALDEINKNELVKVVVSRKEEIQLDKFDILLTFKKLLKTYTNAFVYVWFHPKVGLWFGATPETLLNITGNSFKTMALAGTQVYIDSEEVIWKSKELEEQQLVTNFIESQLKPLSTNLKIDKKETVKAGNLLHLRSSVAGELNKSASLKALIRSLHPTPAVCGLPRDKAEEFIYQNENYKRTFYSGFLGELNIENKNSSLFVNLRCMSIEDKIASIYVGGGITKDSNAKKEWEETVAKTKTIKKVL; encoded by the coding sequence TTGAATATCATTTTTAATAAAATAGAAGAACATCACAAAAGAAATAGTCCTTTTGTAGCGTATAGAAAACCAAACTCAGAACAAGTTTCTGGTTTTTTTATGACTGATATTACATTGCATTTTACATCTCAATATACAGAGGCAGGATTTGTTTTTGCGCCTTTTAATAGAGAGGAAAATGCTGTTTTATTTCCTTTAGAAAAATCAGAATTTATCAATGAAAATATTTTAATTGAAGAAAATTTTTCTCTGAATGATAATTTTAAAGAGAATATAAATTCTGATAAAGAAAAACATGTTCATTTAGTAGAAAAAGCACTAGATGAAATTAATAAAAACGAGCTTGTAAAAGTGGTCGTTTCTAGAAAAGAAGAAATTCAATTAGATAAATTTGATATACTTCTTACATTTAAAAAACTTTTAAAAACCTATACAAATGCTTTTGTGTATGTTTGGTTTCATCCAAAAGTTGGTTTGTGGTTTGGCGCAACCCCAGAAACTCTTTTAAATATTACTGGAAACAGTTTTAAAACGATGGCTTTAGCAGGAACTCAAGTTTATATAGATTCTGAAGAGGTTATATGGAAAAGTAAGGAATTAGAAGAGCAGCAATTGGTTACTAATTTTATAGAGAGCCAATTAAAACCTCTTTCTACCAATCTAAAAATTGATAAAAAAGAAACGGTAAAAGCGGGGAACTTGTTACATTTAAGAAGTAGTGTAGCAGGGGAGTTGAATAAAAGTGCTAGTTTAAAAGCATTAATTAGAAGCTTGCACCCAACACCTGCAGTTTGTGGTTTGCCAAGAGACAAAGCCGAGGAGTTTATTTATCAAAATGAAAACTATAAAAGAACATTTTATAGTGGTTTTTTAGGAGAATTAAATATTGAAAATAAAAATTCTTCGCTTTTTGTGAATTTAAGATGTATGAGTATTGAAGATAAAATTGCGTCTATATATGTTGGTGGAGGTATTACAAAAGATAGCAATGCTAAAAAGGAATGGGAGGAAACCGTTGCTAAAACAAAGACTATTAAGAAGGTGCTTTAA
- a CDS encoding ABC transporter ATP-binding protein, translating into METILSLKNLDKKYGKVHAVNNLSFDIERGNVYGILGPNGSGKSTTLGIILNVVNRTSGEFSWFNGKLSTHQALKKVGAIIERPNFYPYMTATQNLALICKIKEISTEKINEKLATVNLFDRRDSKFSTFSLGMKQRLAIASALLNDPEILILDEPTNGLDPQGIHEIRQIIQNIAATGTTILLASHLLDEVEKVCSHVVVIRNGVKLYAGRVDEMTASNGLFELKVEANEDKLRFLLEEHPAIAKVSKDHETIIATLNTTISSAEINEFLFKKGIVLSHLVKRKPSLEQQFLDLTNNN; encoded by the coding sequence TTGGAAACTATCTTATCACTCAAAAATCTCGATAAAAAATACGGAAAAGTTCACGCAGTAAACAATCTTTCTTTTGATATAGAAAGAGGAAATGTCTACGGAATCTTAGGTCCTAACGGAAGTGGAAAATCTACCACTTTAGGGATTATCTTAAATGTTGTAAACAGAACTTCTGGAGAGTTTTCTTGGTTTAACGGAAAACTTTCTACCCACCAAGCGTTAAAGAAAGTAGGTGCTATTATAGAACGACCTAATTTTTACCCTTACATGACGGCTACTCAAAATTTAGCTTTAATCTGTAAGATCAAAGAAATATCCACAGAAAAAATTAACGAAAAACTTGCTACCGTAAATCTTTTTGACCGCAGAGATAGTAAATTTAGTACGTTTTCTTTAGGAATGAAACAACGTTTAGCTATTGCTTCTGCCCTACTTAATGATCCAGAAATTTTAATTTTAGATGAACCTACTAATGGTTTAGATCCGCAAGGAATTCATGAAATTCGTCAAATTATACAAAATATTGCCGCTACCGGAACTACTATTTTATTAGCTTCTCACCTATTAGATGAAGTAGAAAAAGTATGCTCTCATGTTGTTGTTATTAGAAATGGCGTAAAATTATACGCTGGTCGTGTAGATGAAATGACAGCTTCTAATGGTTTGTTCGAATTAAAAGTTGAAGCTAACGAAGATAAATTACGATTTCTATTAGAAGAACATCCTGCAATAGCTAAAGTTTCTAAAGATCACGAAACTATCATTGCTACTTTAAATACCACTATTTCATCCGCAGAAATAAATGAATTTCTCTTTAAAAAAGGAATTGTTTTATCGCATTTAGTAAAACGTAAACCTAGTTTAGAGCAACAATTCTTAGATCTAACAAACAACAACTAA
- the pheT gene encoding phenylalanine--tRNA ligase subunit beta, producing the protein MKISYSWLQQFLQVDWEPIKTGELLTDLGLEVEGIETKESIKGSLKGIVVGKVLTCIQHPNADRLKVTTVDLGSGEPVQIVCGAPNVAAGQKVPVATIGTTLYDDKGDGFKIKKGKIRGEESHGMICAEDELGLGKGHDGILVLDDKLKEGTPAAEVFKIETDYVFEIGLTPNRSDAMSHFGVARDLRAGLIQKEIKLELISPSVSNFHVDERTLRIDVEVENKELVPRYCGITITDVEVKDSPEWIQNRLKAIGLVPKNNIVDITNYVLHELGQPLHAFDAQKIKGNKILVKTLKEGTKFTTLDEVERELSSEDIIICDADSNPLCIGGVFGGLNSGVTKNTTSIFLESAYFNPVSVRKTAKRHGLNTDASFRFERGIDINTTEYALKRAALLIEEYAGGKLASDVSDFYPVKIEDFQVFLSYEHVYRLIGQEIPKETIKNILASLEIKINSETNGGLGLTIPSYRTDVQREADIIEEILRVYGYNNIEFSHKLNTSISFDSNKETKIENVIANQLSALGFNETMANSLTKPEYTALSENINEEANVAMLNPLSNDLKVLRQSLLFSGLESVAYNINRKNNSLQFYEFGKTYHKYTDKYEENKHLTLFVTGSRTKESWSVANKMSDFFYLKGVITSLLSRLGIDKVKSSPSKQDVFSEGISFGLGKIKLVEFGVVKGSLLKEFGIKQEVLFADFNWDTILKLVGNKNVKVSELPKFPTVKRDLALLIDSKVAFNEVYNLAFQAEKKLLKEVDLFDVYEGDKLPEGKKSYAVSFLLQDETKTLADKQIDKIMQKLQQSFEKNLDAVLR; encoded by the coding sequence ATGAAAATATCATACAGTTGGTTGCAACAATTTTTGCAAGTAGATTGGGAACCTATTAAGACAGGAGAATTGTTAACTGATTTAGGATTAGAGGTGGAAGGAATTGAAACCAAAGAATCTATAAAAGGAAGCCTAAAAGGAATTGTTGTTGGTAAAGTTTTAACCTGTATACAGCACCCTAACGCAGATAGATTAAAAGTAACTACGGTAGATTTAGGTTCTGGAGAACCTGTACAAATTGTTTGTGGTGCACCTAATGTAGCAGCAGGACAAAAAGTACCCGTAGCAACTATTGGTACCACTTTATATGATGATAAAGGTGATGGCTTTAAAATAAAAAAAGGAAAGATTAGAGGAGAAGAAAGTCATGGAATGATTTGTGCCGAAGATGAATTAGGTTTAGGTAAAGGTCATGACGGAATTTTAGTTTTAGATGACAAACTTAAAGAAGGAACTCCGGCTGCAGAAGTTTTTAAAATAGAAACAGATTATGTGTTCGAAATTGGGTTAACACCAAATAGATCTGATGCTATGAGCCATTTTGGTGTAGCAAGAGATTTACGAGCAGGTTTAATTCAAAAAGAGATTAAATTAGAATTGATTTCTCCTTCTGTAAGTAATTTTCATGTAGATGAAAGAACACTGCGTATAGATGTAGAAGTAGAAAATAAAGAATTGGTTCCTCGTTATTGTGGAATTACGATAACAGATGTAGAGGTAAAGGATTCTCCAGAATGGATTCAAAATAGATTAAAAGCTATTGGTTTAGTGCCTAAAAATAATATTGTAGATATTACCAATTATGTGTTGCACGAATTAGGACAGCCTTTACATGCCTTTGATGCTCAGAAAATAAAAGGAAATAAAATTCTTGTTAAAACATTAAAAGAAGGTACAAAGTTTACCACTTTAGATGAAGTTGAAAGAGAGTTATCATCCGAAGATATTATAATCTGTGATGCAGATTCTAATCCGCTTTGTATAGGTGGTGTTTTTGGAGGTTTAAATTCTGGTGTTACAAAAAACACAACTTCAATCTTTTTAGAAAGTGCCTATTTTAACCCAGTTAGTGTTCGTAAAACGGCTAAAAGACATGGTTTAAATACAGATGCATCTTTCCGTTTTGAACGTGGTATAGATATTAATACAACAGAATATGCTTTAAAAAGAGCCGCTTTGTTAATTGAAGAATATGCAGGAGGTAAATTGGCTTCTGATGTTTCTGATTTTTATCCGGTTAAGATAGAAGATTTTCAAGTGTTTTTGTCTTACGAGCATGTTTATAGATTAATAGGGCAGGAGATTCCAAAAGAAACCATTAAAAATATTTTAGCTTCGTTAGAAATTAAAATTAATAGTGAAACAAATGGTGGTTTAGGTTTAACCATACCTTCTTATAGAACAGATGTTCAGCGTGAAGCAGATATTATTGAAGAAATCTTAAGAGTATACGGTTACAATAATATTGAGTTTTCTCATAAACTAAATACGTCTATTTCTTTTGATTCTAATAAAGAAACGAAGATTGAAAACGTTATTGCAAACCAATTAAGTGCTTTAGGTTTTAACGAAACGATGGCTAATTCTTTAACAAAGCCGGAGTATACTGCATTGTCAGAGAATATTAATGAAGAAGCTAACGTAGCAATGTTAAATCCGTTAAGTAACGATTTAAAAGTATTACGTCAGTCTTTATTGTTTAGTGGTTTAGAATCTGTTGCGTATAATATCAATAGAAAAAATAATTCACTACAATTTTATGAGTTTGGTAAAACCTACCATAAGTATACTGATAAATACGAAGAAAATAAACATTTAACGCTTTTTGTTACTGGTAGCAGAACTAAAGAAAGCTGGAGTGTTGCTAATAAAATGTCTGATTTCTTTTACTTAAAAGGTGTTATAACTTCTTTATTAAGTAGATTAGGTATCGATAAAGTAAAATCTTCACCATCGAAACAAGATGTTTTTTCTGAAGGAATTTCTTTTGGTTTGGGAAAAATAAAATTAGTAGAATTTGGTGTAGTTAAAGGATCTCTTTTAAAAGAATTCGGAATTAAGCAAGAGGTTTTATTTGCAGATTTTAATTGGGACACTATTTTAAAATTAGTAGGAAATAAAAACGTAAAAGTAAGTGAATTACCTAAATTCCCTACTGTAAAGCGTGATTTAGCTTTGCTAATAGATTCTAAAGTAGCTTTTAATGAAGTTTATAATTTAGCTTTTCAAGCTGAGAAAAAACTATTAAAAGAGGTAGATTTATTTGATGTTTATGAAGGAGATAAACTACCTGAAGGGAAAAAATCGTATGCAGTAAGTTTCTTATTACAAGATGAAACAAAGACTTTAGCAGACAAACAAATAGATAAAATAATGCAAAAATTACAGCAATCTTTTGAGAAAAATTTAGATGCTGTTTTAAGGTAA
- a CDS encoding ABC transporter permease, with product MLRLLTIEFHKLKYNRASKVLSIIYFGLLTSIALIAAVKFDIGPIKFHLADMGIFNFPYIWHFNTYVASILKFFLLLVIVSMMANEYSYKTLKQNLIDGLSKKEFILSKFYTVVVFALISTIFVFVVSLILGLVYSDYNELSIITTDLIYLLAFFIKLVGFFSMGLFFGILVKRSAFAVGAMVVWLIGESMFKGYLFWSFRDADKTSESVDAIMQFLPLESISNLIKEPFSRLNAVKSVASQIGENFTKSYDVNFSAILIVCAWTFIFMYLSYKLLQKRDL from the coding sequence ATGTTAAGACTACTAACCATAGAGTTTCATAAATTAAAATACAACAGAGCCAGTAAAGTATTATCAATTATTTACTTTGGCTTACTTACTTCTATTGCATTAATTGCTGCCGTAAAATTTGATATTGGACCTATAAAATTCCATTTAGCAGATATGGGAATTTTTAATTTCCCGTACATCTGGCATTTTAACACATACGTGGCATCCATTTTAAAGTTTTTCTTACTCTTGGTAATTGTTTCTATGATGGCCAATGAATACAGCTACAAAACATTAAAACAGAATTTAATTGATGGTTTAAGTAAAAAAGAATTTATACTTTCTAAATTTTATACAGTAGTCGTTTTTGCACTAATTTCAACAATTTTTGTATTTGTAGTCTCTTTAATTTTAGGTCTTGTTTACTCAGATTATAATGAATTATCAATAATAACTACAGATTTAATCTACCTATTAGCTTTCTTTATAAAACTAGTTGGTTTCTTTTCTATGGGATTGTTTTTTGGAATCTTAGTAAAACGCTCTGCTTTTGCAGTAGGTGCCATGGTAGTTTGGCTTATAGGAGAAAGTATGTTTAAAGGGTATCTTTTTTGGTCTTTTAGAGATGCGGACAAAACATCTGAATCTGTTGATGCTATTATGCAATTTTTACCGTTAGAGTCTATATCTAACCTTATAAAAGAGCCATTTTCTAGATTGAATGCGGTAAAATCTGTAGCAAGTCAAATAGGAGAAAATTTTACAAAAAGTTACGATGTAAATTTCTCCGCGATACTTATTGTTTGCGCATGGACTTTTATCTTTATGTACCTTTCTTACAAACTACTCCAAAAGAGAGATTTATAA
- a CDS encoding PaaI family thioesterase, giving the protein MDTVAILKAFNESSKNTLMETLDIEYVALGDDFLTAKMPVNSGVHQPYGQLHGGATAALAESVGSAASNFFIDSKTQFVNGIQLSINHIKSKREGTVFATATNIHKGRTTHLWEVRIVDENDDLISVAKMTNIVLNRNKDK; this is encoded by the coding sequence ATGGATACAGTTGCTATTTTAAAAGCGTTTAATGAGAGTTCTAAAAACACCTTAATGGAAACGCTTGATATTGAATATGTTGCTTTAGGTGATGATTTTTTAACGGCAAAAATGCCTGTTAATTCTGGGGTTCATCAGCCTTATGGGCAATTACATGGTGGTGCAACGGCAGCGTTAGCAGAAAGTGTTGGAAGCGCTGCTTCTAACTTTTTTATAGATAGTAAAACCCAGTTTGTAAACGGAATTCAGTTATCTATAAACCATATAAAAAGTAAAAGAGAAGGCACTGTTTTTGCAACTGCAACAAATATTCATAAAGGGAGAACAACACATTTATGGGAAGTTAGAATTGTTGATGAAAATGACGATTTAATTTCCGTAGCAAAAATGACTAATATCGTTTTAAATAGGAATAAGGACAAATAA